The proteins below come from a single Verrucomicrobiota bacterium genomic window:
- a CDS encoding type ISP restriction/modification enzyme, protein MTPLESYLTELRVIHSSGASVKEASGYGPLATLLNEIGKTLKPKVHCIIQLQNSGAGMPDGGLFTPDQLKNCDEGAPLRGQKPARGVIEVKGPGEDLAQLAQTSQVLGYLNNYGQVLITNYRDFRLLKRGPGGDMELLEAFRLAEDEPAFWTAASHPRKTADTFGERFSEYLKRVLLHAAPLDNPKDVAFFLASYARDARARVEHAGDLPALTAVRTALEEALGMKFEAAQGEHFFRSTLVQTLFYGVFSAWVLWHKEKPQRRDAFDWKAAAWTLHVPMIKALFEQVATPTKLGPLGLVEVLDWTAAALNRIDRLAFFEKFLETYAVQYFYEPFLEAFDPKLRKELGVWYTPPEIVQYQVARVDTVLREELDIPDGLADPRVFVLDPCCGTGAYLVEVLRKIVHTIKVEKSEGALAELAAKEAAQNRVLGFEIMPAPFVVAHLQIGLLLQTFAVPLDDSKHERAGIFLTNSLTGWDFSGANPKLANWPELESERKGAGKVKQEKPILVILGNPPYNAYAGISPDEEQGMVEPYKAGLVKDWGIKKFNLDDLYVRFFRLAERRIAEKTGKGVVCYISNHSWISDPSFVVLRQHLLNSFDRLWIENMHGNRKISEYAPDGRTSETIFALAGSSPGIQQGVAISLWVKTGKNRKPTVFFRDDLNDAKAADRRAKLLDSLEVKNFNAQYEKSQPKKENRFSLRPSDIAEYYLDWAALVDLCAEPPINGLMEKRGGALIDIDRAALEKRMKLYYDPTTSWDSLVNVNTGLTQDAARFNAKSAREKVLKAEGYQPNHLQRYALRPFDTRWCYYSSERPLWNEPRPKLWAQNWNGNAFLMCRPAGVASPEGFPLFYTTLLGDNDFLRGHAYYFPLGLRSEAKNKTKEPDDGNGELSYILQEAASADSVEIKTTANLSTAARGYLANLGIKNPDADTDVASLLWMHALAIGFSPSYLTENTDGIRQDWPRIPLPNSKAALIASARLGRQIAALLDAETTVEGVNAGKLRNELKSIAVLSSSENLSLSAGWGHAGKEGVTMPGKGKRLTRDYRMDENNGKTFLLGATTHDIYLNDTAYWRNVPAKVWDYTIGGYQVMKKWLSYREFALLKRPLTVDEAREVTHIARRLAALLLLQPALDTNYQTVKAASMPLPK, encoded by the coding sequence ATGACACCCCTCGAATCTTATCTCACGGAACTGCGCGTCATCCATAGTAGCGGAGCGTCCGTCAAGGAAGCCTCCGGCTACGGCCCGCTGGCCACGCTGTTGAACGAAATTGGCAAGACGCTCAAACCAAAGGTTCATTGCATTATTCAACTCCAGAACAGCGGTGCGGGCATGCCTGATGGCGGCCTTTTCACTCCCGACCAACTCAAAAATTGCGATGAAGGCGCGCCACTTCGAGGGCAAAAACCCGCACGAGGCGTCATTGAAGTTAAAGGCCCGGGGGAGGACCTCGCGCAACTGGCCCAAACCTCGCAGGTGCTTGGTTACCTGAACAACTACGGGCAGGTCTTAATCACCAACTACCGCGATTTCCGCCTGCTCAAACGCGGGCCGGGTGGTGACATGGAACTGCTCGAAGCCTTCCGACTCGCCGAAGACGAACCCGCCTTCTGGACCGCCGCTTCGCATCCCCGAAAAACCGCCGATACTTTTGGCGAACGCTTTTCAGAATACCTTAAGCGAGTTCTGCTGCACGCCGCCCCGCTGGATAATCCCAAGGATGTCGCCTTTTTCCTGGCCTCATACGCCCGTGACGCCCGCGCCCGCGTCGAACACGCCGGGGATCTGCCTGCACTCACCGCCGTCCGCACCGCGCTGGAGGAAGCCTTGGGCATGAAGTTCGAGGCCGCACAAGGGGAACACTTCTTTCGCTCCACGCTGGTGCAAACGCTCTTTTACGGTGTGTTCTCCGCGTGGGTCCTCTGGCATAAGGAAAAGCCGCAACGCCGCGATGCCTTTGATTGGAAGGCAGCCGCATGGACGCTTCATGTCCCGATGATCAAGGCCCTGTTTGAACAGGTCGCCACCCCCACCAAACTTGGTCCACTCGGTCTGGTGGAAGTGCTGGACTGGACCGCCGCTGCGCTCAACCGGATAGACCGGCTCGCGTTCTTCGAAAAATTCCTGGAAACTTACGCCGTCCAATACTTTTACGAACCATTCCTCGAAGCCTTCGATCCCAAACTCCGCAAGGAACTCGGGGTGTGGTACACGCCCCCGGAAATTGTGCAATACCAGGTCGCCCGCGTGGATACCGTGTTGCGCGAGGAACTAGATATACCCGACGGCCTCGCTGACCCCCGCGTCTTTGTCCTTGATCCCTGCTGCGGCACCGGTGCGTATCTGGTTGAAGTGCTGCGGAAAATCGTTCACACGATAAAAGTTGAGAAAAGCGAAGGCGCACTCGCCGAATTGGCGGCAAAGGAAGCGGCACAAAATCGTGTTTTGGGGTTTGAAATCATGCCCGCGCCCTTCGTGGTAGCACATCTGCAAATCGGATTATTGCTGCAAACTTTTGCCGTGCCGCTGGACGATTCAAAACACGAGCGGGCCGGCATCTTTTTGACCAATTCCCTCACCGGTTGGGATTTTTCTGGAGCAAACCCAAAGCTTGCCAACTGGCCGGAACTGGAATCGGAACGCAAAGGCGCTGGCAAGGTGAAGCAGGAGAAACCAATTCTCGTCATCCTCGGCAATCCTCCGTACAATGCTTATGCGGGCATCAGCCCGGATGAAGAACAAGGCATGGTTGAACCATATAAAGCGGGCTTGGTAAAGGATTGGGGCATCAAAAAATTCAACCTCGATGATCTTTATGTCCGGTTTTTCCGTCTGGCAGAGAGACGCATCGCAGAGAAAACCGGCAAGGGGGTTGTCTGTTATATTTCCAATCATTCGTGGATCAGCGACCCTTCATTTGTCGTGCTACGTCAACACCTTCTCAATTCATTTGATCGTCTTTGGATTGAAAACATGCACGGGAATCGAAAAATTTCAGAATACGCGCCTGATGGTCGGACAAGTGAAACAATTTTCGCCTTGGCAGGATCTTCGCCCGGCATTCAGCAAGGCGTAGCCATTTCGCTATGGGTCAAAACCGGTAAGAATCGGAAACCAACGGTCTTCTTCCGTGATGATTTGAATGATGCAAAAGCGGCAGATAGACGCGCCAAGCTGCTCGATAGCTTGGAAGTTAAGAACTTCAACGCACAATATGAGAAGAGCCAGCCAAAAAAAGAAAACCGTTTCAGTCTTCGACCATCAGATATAGCGGAGTATTATCTTGATTGGGCTGCCCTTGTTGACCTTTGCGCTGAGCCGCCCATAAACGGTCTCATGGAAAAGCGCGGCGGCGCGCTAATAGATATTGATCGGGCCGCTTTAGAAAAGCGGATGAAGTTGTATTATGACCCAACCACAAGTTGGGATTCGCTCGTAAACGTTAATACTGGATTAACCCAAGATGCCGCCAGATTTAACGCTAAAAGTGCGCGTGAAAAAGTTTTGAAAGCAGAAGGGTATCAACCCAACCATCTCCAACGCTATGCGCTTCGCCCGTTTGATACTCGTTGGTGTTATTATAGTTCTGAACGCCCGCTCTGGAATGAACCTCGCCCAAAACTTTGGGCGCAAAACTGGAATGGTAACGCTTTCTTGATGTGCCGTCCCGCTGGGGTAGCCAGTCCCGAGGGCTTCCCGTTGTTCTACACGACATTGTTAGGCGATAACGACTTCCTGCGTGGGCACGCTTATTACTTTCCCCTTGGTCTGCGCTCCGAAGCAAAAAACAAAACAAAGGAACCAGACGATGGCAACGGCGAGTTAAGCTACATTCTTCAAGAGGCGGCATCGGCCGATTCCGTGGAAATCAAAACCACCGCAAATCTTTCAACCGCCGCGCGCGGTTATCTCGCGAATCTTGGCATCAAGAATCCCGATGCGGATACGGATGTGGCATCGCTACTTTGGATGCATGCGCTTGCCATCGGATTCTCCCCCTCGTACCTCACCGAGAACACGGACGGCATTCGACAGGATTGGCCGCGCATCCCATTGCCGAATTCTAAAGCCGCACTGATTGCTTCTGCCAGATTGGGCAGGCAAATTGCCGCATTACTCGATGCTGAAACTACGGTTGAAGGCGTCAATGCCGGTAAACTACGCAACGAATTGAAGTCCATCGCGGTGTTATCATCCAGCGAAAATCTCTCGCTCAGCGCCGGCTGGGGGCATGCTGGGAAAGAGGGCGTCACTATGCCTGGCAAAGGCAAGCGGTTGACGCGTGATTATCGGATGGACGAGAACAACGGTAAAACCTTCCTGCTTGGCGCTACCACGCACGATATTTACCTCAATGACACGGCGTATTGGCGTAATGTGCCGGCGAAGGTTTGGGATTACACCATTGGCGGCTATCAGGTCATGAAAAAATGGCTCAGTTACCGGGAGTTTGCGTTATTGAAACGCCCACTCACGGTGGATGAAGCCCGCGAGGTCACTCACATAGCCCGGCGCCTCGCCGCGCTCCTCCTGCTGCAACCGGCGCTGGACACGAATTATCAGACGGTGAAAGCGGCTTCGATGCCCTTGCCGAAATAA